A part of Entelurus aequoreus isolate RoL-2023_Sb linkage group LG10, RoL_Eaeq_v1.1, whole genome shotgun sequence genomic DNA contains:
- the isl2a gene encoding insulin gene enhancer protein isl-2a gives MVDLLLHASGGPPAPCLWWTSCSMPLVDLLLHAAFPGDMGDHSTKKAGLAMCVGCGSQIHDQYILRVSPDLEWHAACLKCAECRQHLDESCTCFVRDGKTYCKRDYTRLFGIKCANCKAGFCSSDLVMRARESVYHVDCFRCSACRRHLLPGDEFTVRDDELLCRADHALLLDGSSAGSPLSPGNAHARPLPTSGPVSVSVSVSVRHQRNHVHKPSEKTTRVRTVLNEKQLHTLRTCYNANPRPDALMKEQLVEMTGLSPRVIRVWFQNKRCKDKKRSILMKQLQLQQHDDKTNLQGLTGTPLVAGSPIRHDSSVQGNTVEVQTYQAPWKSLSDFALQSDLDQPVFQQLMSFSESGSLGNSSASDVTSLSSQLPDTPNSMVPSPVDT, from the exons ATGGTGGACCTCCTGCTCCATGCCTCTGGTGGACCTCCTGCTCCATGCCTCTGGTGGACCTCCTGCTCCATGCCTCTGGTGGACCTCCTGCTCCATGCCGCGTTCCCGGGTGACATGGGCGATCATTCCACAA AGAAAGCAGGCCTTGCAATGTGCGTGGGCTGTGGGAGTCAGATCCACGACCAGTACATCCTGAGGGTGTCCCCGGACTTGGAGTGGCACGCAGCCTGCCTGAAGTGTGCCGAGTGCCGCCAGCACCTGGACGAGTCCTGCACGTGTTTCGTGCGGGACGGCAAGACATACTGTAAACGAGATTACACCAG GTTGTTTGGCATCAAATGTGCAAATTGCAAGGCGGGATTTTGCAGCAGCGACTTGGTGATGCGGGCCAGAGAAAGTGTTTACCACGTGGACTGTTTCCGCTGCTCCGCCTGCAGGCGACACCTCCTGCCCGGGGACGAGTTCACGGTGCGGGACGACGAGCTGCTGTGTCGGGCCGACCATGCCTTGTTGCTGGATGGGAGCTCCGCGGGGAGTCCGCTCAGCCCCGGGAACGCCCACGCAAGACCTCTGCCCACCTCAG GCCCGGTGTCGGTGTCGGTGTCGGTGTCGGTGCGGCACCAGCGGAACCACGTGCACAAGCCGTCGGAGAAGACCACGAGGGTGCGGACGGTGCTGAACGAGAAGCAGCTGCACACGCTGCGCACGTGCTACAACGCCAACCCGCGGCCGGACGCGCTGATGAAGGAGCAGCTGGTGGAGATGACCGGCCTCAGTCCGCGCGTCATCCGGGTGTGGTTCCAGAACAAACGCTGCAAGGACAAGAAGAGATCCATCCTGATGAAGCAGCTGCAGCTGCAGCAGCACGACGACAAGACG AACCTGCAGGGCCTCACTGGGACGCCACTCGTGGCCGGAAGTCCAATCCGCCACGACAGCTCCGTGCAGGGCAACACCGTGGAGGTGCAGACCTACCAAGCACCGTGGAAGAGTCTGAGTGACTTCGCCCTGCAGAGCGACCTGGACCAGCCCGTCTTCCAGCAACTG ATGTCTTTTTCGGAGTCGGGCTCCTTGGGGAACTCGTCTGCCAGTGACGTCACTTCTCTGTCGTCACAGTTACCGGACACACCGAACAGCATGGTTCCCAGTCCAGTGGACACGTGA